From Bacteroides uniformis:
TTGTTCTTCGTACGATACACCATACTGAACAACCAGAACCCCGAACCTTTCGGTTTTTACTTTATGGACAGCTATCCTCTGCTTGCCTATTCCGTCCATTGCGAGATAGACCCCAAGCTGAGCACTTTCTACCGTTGCCTGAACGGAGCAAGGAACTTCGACCATAGCACCGATACCGAAGGAAACCATATCCTCGACTTGCATACCGGAGACTCCGGACGTGTCATTCCCGACTTCTGGTACAACAGTGCCCGGCAAACGCCCATGATTCTGATGTACATCTACAACAGCAAGACACCCTATGCCTGGATGCCACCCAGCGCCCGCAAGCCGGGACTATATGCCAACCCCAATCCAAAACTGATGACAGATGACACACGTGCCTCCATGAAGGCTCCCGGCACCAACTGGTCCGGTCTGCGCAGCGGACGGAAAGGCGAAATATCCAAAGCCCTCAAAGCCCGTCAAGCCGAAGGATGGAGCGATAAGAAACTGATGGACTACCTCTACCAATACTGCTATTACCGGTATATGGAAAACGGTGCAGACTATACTCCCGCCAGTTTCATCCTGCTGATGCACGAACTTCTGGAAAAAGCAGGTATTCCCCACCGGACAGGAATCACGACCAAAGATACCCGGGAGCCTCTGGACCAGCTCATCAACTACAGCAATACCACTTGGTTTATCTATCTGGAATCCAACGGAAAATGCTATACTCCACCGGCCTGCTATGCTGTTCCCGGTGAAGTGCCTGCCAGCCTGCAAGGCGAAGAAGCCATACTGGAAGACAACACATGCCTTACCCTTCCCTCCACCACCCCCCAAGACAACCGGGATATGGCTACCATAAACGCTTCTATAAGCGGCACCACTCTCCACATCAGCCGCCGGGAAGAGATGAGCGGTGCACTGAAAGAACACTTCCAACCCTACCTCATTATGGACGAGGACCTTTACAACTCCGTTCGTCGCCAACTGGGTATTACAGCCACCATCTACGACGAAACCAAAGAAAAATTCCATGCCGACCTGCGCGAAAGTTACCGCCGTGAACGGGAGCAGGAGAAAGAGCGTTACCACAATGAAATCATCGGTTATCATGGCTCAGAAGAAGGACTGGAAACACTCCTCGGCTACCAGCTTTTCAGCATCGGAAACCGGGCAGACAGTGCGGCACTTGTCTATCAAGTGGACTATGTACTGGACGGATACGTAAAGAAAGCGGGTACAAACTTTGTTCTCTCCGTAGGTCGGTTGATAGGGTCACAGCCAGAGCTGAAAGGCGAACAACGCCTGCGCAAGGAGGACATTTATTGGGAGATGCCCCGTTGTTACCAATGGGACATCACAGTCAATCTGCCGGAAGGTTATCGAATTTCTCCCGAAGGCCTGGAAAGACTGAACGTAAAAGTAGAAAACGACTGCGGCGCTTTCATTGTCCAAGCCACCACTGAAGACGGAACATTAAGAATAAAAGCCGAAAAACGCATCAACCACAAGACGGAACCGGTAGCCAACTGGGAGAAACTGCTTGAAATAACCGATGCTGCCAACAGTTATGAAGCACTTTCAATAGTGTTCCAAGCAACCATTAATCCCCCTACATCTCCAACAACCGGCTATTAATCCTTCTCTACCCGCTGCAGCATCGCCATACACAGCTTGCTGTCGTACTGTACAGCCACTGCAAAACGACTGCATACTTTTTGCAGCGTCACTGCATACCGGTTTGCAGCAGTACTGCAATTGATTTGCAGCAGCACTGCAACAGTTTTGCAGTCGCACTGCAATTTGTTTGCAGTGACGCTGCAGCAAATGTGCAGCAATTACAAGCTATATGACTGTCACAGCAAACAAAAAGCCCCGCAGAGCTTGCTTTCGCTCTGCGGGACTTTGTTCTCTCTATGAGGAAATTATCATCAATAGTTTGACTTCTTTACTTCGAAATAAGCCTGCGGATGCAAGCAAGCCGGACATACCTGAGGAGCTTCCTTACCGGTGTAGATGAAACCACAGTTGCGGCACTGCCATACCACTTCGCCTTCCTTGGCAAATACGCTGGCAGTCTCTATATTCTGGATAAAAGCGCGATAACGTTCTTCGTGTCCCTTTTCGGCAATGGCGATGTTACGGTACATAAGAGCGATTTCGGGGAAACCTTCTTCGTCTGCAATATCAGCAAACTTAGGATAATCCAATGACCATTCTTCGTGTTCGCCGGCAGCAGCTTCCTGAAGATTTTCCAGGGTAGTGCCGATAACACCTGCAGGATAAGAAGCGGTGATTTCCACCATACCGCCTTCCAGCCACTTGAACATACGTTTAGCGTGTTCCTTTTCCTGGTCAGCCGTTTCTGTGAAAATAGCGGCGATTTGTTCGTAACCTTCTTTCTTGGCTACACTTGCAAAATAAGTGT
This genomic window contains:
- a CDS encoding DUF3857 domain-containing protein, coding for MKTTRSFLLLLMLLATSGLNAQKEEDKYAALVSEVRNEVWSLNLPDFKNMTVPEKYRNEPAVILAAHSRLEVTRKTKLDWWGMGLTKQQITCRSIYRQMVYINSQSALEEMSQFSFLSQEKERYTRNEQQRILGVRIIKPDGTIQETAPQEYMETDEGGHPRSHNIQEKWNKLAVPGLEIGDIIDLFFVRYTILNNQNPEPFGFYFMDSYPLLAYSVHCEIDPKLSTFYRCLNGARNFDHSTDTEGNHILDLHTGDSGRVIPDFWYNSARQTPMILMYIYNSKTPYAWMPPSARKPGLYANPNPKLMTDDTRASMKAPGTNWSGLRSGRKGEISKALKARQAEGWSDKKLMDYLYQYCYYRYMENGADYTPASFILLMHELLEKAGIPHRTGITTKDTREPLDQLINYSNTTWFIYLESNGKCYTPPACYAVPGEVPASLQGEEAILEDNTCLTLPSTTPQDNRDMATINASISGTTLHISRREEMSGALKEHFQPYLIMDEDLYNSVRRQLGITATIYDETKEKFHADLRESYRREREQEKERYHNEIIGYHGSEEGLETLLGYQLFSIGNRADSAALVYQVDYVLDGYVKKAGTNFVLSVGRLIGSQPELKGEQRLRKEDIYWEMPRCYQWDITVNLPEGYRISPEGLERLNVKVENDCGAFIVQATTEDGTLRIKAEKRINHKTEPVANWEKLLEITDAANSYEALSIVFQATINPPTSPTTGY
- the rbr gene encoding rubrerythrin, which encodes MAKSVKGTQTEKNLLTSFAGESQARMRYTYFASVAKKEGYEQIAAIFTETADQEKEHAKRMFKWLEGGMVEITASYPAGVIGTTLENLQEAAAGEHEEWSLDYPKFADIADEEGFPEIALMYRNIAIAEKGHEERYRAFIQNIETASVFAKEGEVVWQCRNCGFIYTGKEAPQVCPACLHPQAYFEVKKSNY